Below is a genomic region from Virgibacillus dokdonensis.
TCGACTCGCTAATCGTCCTAAGCATATAAGGCAGGTGAAAAATGCCTTACAAATACTTGAGGCTGAAATGATGTATAGCCATTTACCACTTCAAGATGCTTTTTACACAATCCAAAAGCAGACACCATTTCCAATCCACGCATTTTTTGACCGCTTGTATAAAAACATGAACTATGAGAGTAAAGATTTTCAAGTTGTCTGGGAGAATAGTTTAGAAACATTTATGGATATATCGTGTCTTGGAAAAAACGAGAAAGAAATATTGCTTCAATTTGGACAAACACTTGGAAAACATGATTTTCTCCAACAGCAAAAGCATATTCAGCTGGCAGCCAGTCATTTGGAAAGGGAGCTGGAAGCCGCTAATGAACAGTATCAAAGATACGGGAAAATGACAAAAAGTTTAGGTATATTATGTGGTGTGTTTATCGTATTGTTGCTTTTATAGTGTGAAAGGAGTTCTTCCCTATGTTTACAGACGCGACGATTTTATTTCAAATTGCTGGAATTGGCATTATTGTTGCTTTAATCCACACCATTTTAAAGCAGATGGGTAAGGAAGAAATCGCCCAGTTTGCCACATTAATTGGCTTTATTATTGTTCTTGTATTAGTCATTGATGGACTATCAGATCTCTTTCAGCAGATTAAATCTGTTTTTCTTTATCAAGGGTAGTGTGCAATGGATATTTTACAAATTGTAACATTGGGTCTAGTAGCTAGCTTGCTTTATATCATTTTAAAAAATGTTAATCAGACATTTGCATTTTTTGTTGTATTACTTACAGGGGTAGTTATTTTCCTGTCCATCATACAACAAATCAATCATATATTTCAGTTGATTCAAGCATTAGGTGCAAAAGCACAAGTAGATGGGATGTATTTGGAAACCATTTTAAAAATAATTGGCATCGCTTATATTGCTGAATTGGGAGCGAATATTACAAAAGATGCAGGACTAACTTCCGTAGCCAATAAAATTGAACTTGCAGGAAAATTATTTATTTTGTTATTGGCTATACCAATAATCACTGCAGTAATAGAAGCGATTTTACAATTTATACCTACTGTATGAAAAGTATTGTAGTACGAGAAATAAACCTAGGAAGGAGTTTTTATCGTGCATGAATGGTAAACAAATAGGGATCATTCTTATATGTACTTTTGTTATTTGCCTTCTGGGTTATGAAAAAGCTATAGCAGAAACGACATCTAATGAATCAGATACTGTACAAAATAACATGCTAGAAGAAATTTCTTTGGAGGGGGTACAAGCATACTGGGGTAAATTAGTAAATGAATATGGTGGATATTTACCAGAACTCGAAAAAACAAGTGTATATGAATTTATTAAAAATCAAGATTCTTTGTCACCTCAATCTATCATTATTGGTATTTTAGAATTCTTATTTCATGAACTGATTTTAAATGGGAAGTTATTAGGCTCTCTTTTAATGTTAACTTTATTTTCGGCAATGCTACAGACGATGCACAATGCGTTTGAGACAAGTACCGTAAGTAAAGTCGCTTACTTTGTTGTATATATCGTGCTCATTTTTTTGGCATTAAATAGCTTCTATTCAGCGGTGACCTACACCAAAGATGCGATTGACGCGATGAGTAGTTTTATGATTGCTCTCTTACCTTTAGTCTTAGGGTTAATGGCTTCATTTGGGAATATTGTGGCGGTTTCTTTTTTTCATCCGATTATTATCTTTCTTATTCATGCAGGTGGTCTCATCGTTGCTAATTTTATTTTGCCGCTCTTGTTTTTATCGGCTTTGTTAGTGATAGTCAGTAGCTTAACAGAGCACTATAAGGTAACGCATTTAGCGAATCTATTTAAATCCATTGCAGTTGGCACCTTAGGTGTATTCTTTACCATTTTTCTAAGCATCATGTCAGTACAAGGAACAGCAAGTGCCATTCAAGATGGGGTAGTGATGAAAACAACAAAATTTATAACCGGAAACTTTATACCAGTTGTGGGTCGTACGATGACAGATGCCGCAGATACGATATTAAGCGCATCCCTATTGTTAAAAAACGCAATTGGAATTGTAGGGTTAATTATTATACTGTTTATCGCTTTGTTTCCGGCATTAAAAATCTTTGCAATTGCAGTAATTTATAAAGTTGCTGCCGCAATCTTACAGCCGATTGCGGATGGGCCAGTTATTACTACATTGAATACAATTAGTAAATATATTGTTTTTATTCTTGCGTGTTTATTAGCAGTATCATTTATGTTTTTTTTGGCAATTGTCATCATTATTGCAGCTAGTAATGTAACTTTGCTCTTAAGATAGGGGGGGCGAGCTTGAATTGCAAATAGTTATTGACTGGGTCACACAAATTATTCTATTTATCTTGTTAGCTACGGTCATTGATTTAGTTATTCCAGCTAATTCCATGAAAAAATACATGAAGCTCGTTGTCGGACTTATCCTTATATTAATTTTGTTAAAGCCTATATTTTATATTTTTCAAATCGACGTCCAACGTGCAGTGGAAAGCTCTCTATCAGGTGTTTTTGAAGAAATGAATCAAAACAATTCTCTAGATAATTCCATTAAAACACAAAAAAATGAAATAGAAGCTACACAAGATGCATATATTTTAGAACAAATGGCTGTCCAATTAAAAGAAATAGCAGAAGATCCACTTCATGAAGCGTTTCAAACAGAAATTACAGATATCCAATTTCAGTTTGTAAATGGGAAAGATAAGACATATGAAAATTTGGACAAAGTCATTGTGTATGTGAATGAATTAAAAAATGGGGAGGGAGCAGTGCGAAACGTTGATGATGTAGTAATTTATTCAGACAGCCCAGATGTATCTAAAGAAAATAACGAATTGAAGGACATAGAAAATAAGCTATCCGATCTATGGGAAATGGAGCAAAAAAATCTAATTTTACAATGGGAGGGAGGGGCACCTTGATAGAGAAATTAAAAGAATTTTTTCAAAAAGACGGAAAAAAACCACCTAAAAAATTGAGCTACATGATCATTTTAGCCTTAGTCAGTGTAATGTTGTTAATTATTGGTAATATCTTTTCAACTTCATCAGAAACAGATATGGAAGAGCCGATCCAACAGCCAACGGAACAGGCAAGTGAACCGAATTCAAAAGAAACAGCATCTCCAAAGGAGGCAACAACGTCAAATATCGAAGAGCTGGAATCTGTTTATACAAAGGACTTACAAACATTGATAAATAAAATCCAAGGCGTTAGTGAAGCTGAAGTCATGGTCAATTTGGAATCTACAAGTATTAAAGTATATGAGAAAAACTTAATTAAAGGGCAACAGACTACAGAGGAAACGGATACGAATGGGGGAACGCGAGAAATTGAAGATGGAACGGAAGAAACACAAACAGTGTTAGTAAGGCAAGGTGAAAAGGAAGTCCCTTTACTCATTCAAACGAAAAAGCCGGAAGTTAGAGGTGTATTTGTTGTAGCTAAGGGAGCTGATCATGCCACAGTAAAAAAATGGATTGTTGAAGCTGTTTCCCGTGTCTTAGATGTGCCAACCCATCGAGTGTCTGTAATGCCAAAGAATTAGGGGAGGAATTTAAATGTTAAAAAAACAAACAGTGTGGCTATTAACTATGTTAAGTTTAATGATTTTATTAAGCGTCTATTATATGACTTCACCTGATAGTGAAGATTTAGCTTATATCAATGATGGACAAGAAAATGCGCAGGAAGAAAAAGCGGTTCCTACTGATTCAGAAGCCAATGATGATGCCGAAGTAGAGGAGATTTCTAATGTAGGGCAAGATGAATTGTTTACGACAATTCGTATGGAGTTACAAGATAAACGTAACATGGAAAAAGAGAGATTAACCGACATCGTTGCTTCAAGCTCCGCTAGTTCTGCTGAAAAAGATGAAGCTTTACAAGAAATTGATGCAATTGAAGACTTGGCATCAAAAGAAAAGATTTTGGAAGAAACCATTGTAGCTTCTGCCAACTACAAAGATGTACTTGTTCGATCTGAAGATGATAGTGTAACCGTACAAGTGAAGGTTGAAGAAAATCTTCCAAAATCAGAAGCTGTTTCCATTATTCAAATGGTCAAAGATGAATTAGGAGATAAAAAAGTAAATGTATCGTTTCTGCCTTCTCAAGGAGAAACGGAAAAAGATACAGAATAGATGGTTGAAATCCGGGGGAGCCCGGATTTTTTTATGCTATAAAATGAAGGGTCATAGTTATATGAAAGCTACAGTCACTAAAGTACCCACATTTTCTTATTACTAATTGTGTCTTCTATTAATAAGGAGCAAATTCAATATAAAAACGTTCTGTTAAGGTAGTTGCACTAGTAGTGAGTCCATCCTAGGGAGTAGGAATCGAACTGACGCGCGCTTTTCATTCGCTTTCCATTTTCAGTTTGTTATAATAAAAATACAAGCTATTTGTATGACATCTCTTCATAATATATCTTGAAGTTTGTTTATCATTTATCGTAAAATATTAACAGGAGTTATTAGTACCTAATAATAAGCTAGAAAATGAAGGGGTGCCTTGAATATATGTTAAATGTACAAGAAATCCAGGAATTAATAAGGTTAATTGATCAAACGTCTATTGAAGAATTTAAGTATGAAACAAGCGGAGCTTCTATTTCATTAAAAAAATCTTCTACAACTGGACAAGTACAACCTAAAAATATACCTGAAAAAAATGTATCTGAAACAGTAGCACAGATAGAATCAGAAAAAGCGAGTGCAGAAAATACACAAGATGCATCTTCCCAAAAAGAAAGCACAGTAGATTATGATCATGAAATTGTTTCACCTATGGTAGGAACATTTTATGCAGCTCCATCCCCAGAGAGAGAAAACTTTGTTTCAATAGGTAGTAAAGTTGATAAGTCAAGCGTTGTTTGTATTGTTGAAGCAATGAAATTATTTAATGAAATTGAAGCAGAAGTTGAAGGTGAGATTGTCGAAATATTAGTAGAAAATGGTGAGTTGGTAGAATATGGTCAGCCGCTATTTCGAGTTAGTACAAAGTAAGGGGATGTAAAGTGTGATAAAAAAACTGCTGATCGCAAATAGAGGGGAAATTGCTGTTCGAATTATTCGAGCTTGTAAAGAGATGGGTATTGAAACAGTAGCTGTATTCTCCCAGGCTGATAGTGAAGCTCTTCATGTGCAAATGGCTGATGAAGCTTATTGTATTGGGCCAACTCAAAGCAAGGATAGCTACTTAAATTTTACCAATATCATGAGTATAGCAACGCTGACAGGTGTAGATGCTATTCATCCAGGCTATGGCTTTTTAGCAGAGAATGCCGATTTCGCTGAAATATGCCGTGCATGTAATATTACTTTTGTTGGTCCTACGCCTGAGGCCATTCAAAAAATGGGAATAAAAGACGTAGCTAGGCAAACAATGGAAGCCGCTAATGTTCCTATTGTTCCAGGTTCAGATGGAATCATTCATGATGTAGAAGAAGCAAAAGAAATTGCTAATCAGATCGGTTATCCAATCATCATTAAAGCAACTGCTGGCGGTGGCGGGAAAGGAATACGAGTAGCGCGAACCGAGGAAGAATTAACGAAAGGGGTAGAGATAACTCAAAAAGAAGCAGAGACTTCTTTTGGTAATGCGGGTGTTTATCTCGAAAAGTATATTGAGGATTTCCGACATGTGGAAATCCAAGTTTTAGCTGATAAACATGGGAATGTTATCCATCTTGGTGAACGAGATTGTTCCATTCAACGTAGGTTGCAAAAACTTGTAGAAGAAGCGCCATCTCCAGCAATCACTCCAGAAATCCGGGAAAAAATGGGAGAAGCTTCCGTCAAAGCTGCAAAAGCTGTAGGCTATGAAGGCGCTGGAACTATTGAATATATTTTTGATCGTAAAACACATCAATTTTATTTCATGGAGATGAATACACGTATACAAGTCGAGCACCCTGTGACAGAATTAATTACTGGTATTGATTTAATAAAAGAACAGATCAAGATTGCTGATAACGAAGTATTAGCATATTCTCAGTCTGACATTTCTTTTAACGGATGGGCTATAGAATGTCGTATTAATGCTGAAAATCCCTTTAAGAATTTTATGCCTTCAGCTGGAAAGGTTGATATGTATTTGCCACCTGGAGGTCTAGGGGTCCGAGTAGATGCTGCTGTTTACCCAGAGTATCGAATACCTCCTTATTATGATTCAATGATTGCGAAACTGATAACGTACGGTAAAACTAGAGAAGAAGCAATTCATCGAATGAAAAGAGCTTTGGATGAGTTTATTGTTGAAGGCGTGCATACGACAATACCATTTCACCATAAAATTATGGAGCATCCCGTTTTTATAAATGGTGACTTTAATACAAAATTTCTTGAAGAAAACCCTATAACGCAAGACGAAGATGAATAAAGGAGTTGAGTGTATGAGTGAACAACCGTTATTAAACGTAAGTGATGACAGTTTAGGTAAGGTCGAGATTGCGCCAGAAGTCATTGAAGTTATTACTGGTTTAGCTGCTTCAGAAATAGACGGACTTTACGCAATGCGAGGAAATTTTGCCTCTGGCGTAGCTGAGCGGTTTGGTAAAAAGGCGCATAGTAAAGGGGTAAAAGTAGAATTAACAGAGAACGGAATTGTCATTGATCTGTATGTCATTTTACAATTTGGTGTATCTATTCCACATGTGGCACAGTTGTTACAAACAAATATTAGACAAACTTTGAAAAATATGACTGCGTTAGAAATTGATGAAATCAATGTTCACGTTGTTGGCATTCAAATGGATTATCCAGAAGAAGCAACAGAAAAAACGAACAGTTAAATCTTTTTTGTAGCAATAATTTTATTAAAACGCCCTTCATGAAAAAATATGTTCTCATGAAGGGCGTTTTTCTTCTGCTATAGGAAAGTATAAAATTTAAAAGGTTTATAGTATAATTTCGCCAGAAAAACTTGGCGATACTCCAAGATATTTCTAATCGTAGTGTTCCAATATTTGGTTCGTAAAAAATAAAATCTTTAAAAAATAATA
It encodes:
- the spoIIIAB gene encoding stage III sporulation protein SpoIIIAB, with translation MMWVGAMLFIATTTWIGFEWSNRLANRPKHIRQVKNALQILEAEMMYSHLPLQDAFYTIQKQTPFPIHAFFDRLYKNMNYESKDFQVVWENSLETFMDISCLGKNEKEILLQFGQTLGKHDFLQQQKHIQLAASHLERELEAANEQYQRYGKMTKSLGILCGVFIVLLLL
- the spoIIIAC gene encoding stage III sporulation protein AC, coding for MFTDATILFQIAGIGIIVALIHTILKQMGKEEIAQFATLIGFIIVLVLVIDGLSDLFQQIKSVFLYQG
- the spoIIIAD gene encoding stage III sporulation protein AD; protein product: MDILQIVTLGLVASLLYIILKNVNQTFAFFVVLLTGVVIFLSIIQQINHIFQLIQALGAKAQVDGMYLETILKIIGIAYIAELGANITKDAGLTSVANKIELAGKLFILLLAIPIITAVIEAILQFIPTV
- the spoIIIAE gene encoding stage III sporulation protein AE, with protein sequence MNGKQIGIILICTFVICLLGYEKAIAETTSNESDTVQNNMLEEISLEGVQAYWGKLVNEYGGYLPELEKTSVYEFIKNQDSLSPQSIIIGILEFLFHELILNGKLLGSLLMLTLFSAMLQTMHNAFETSTVSKVAYFVVYIVLIFLALNSFYSAVTYTKDAIDAMSSFMIALLPLVLGLMASFGNIVAVSFFHPIIIFLIHAGGLIVANFILPLLFLSALLVIVSSLTEHYKVTHLANLFKSIAVGTLGVFFTIFLSIMSVQGTASAIQDGVVMKTTKFITGNFIPVVGRTMTDAADTILSASLLLKNAIGIVGLIIILFIALFPALKIFAIAVIYKVAAAILQPIADGPVITTLNTISKYIVFILACLLAVSFMFFLAIVIIIAASNVTLLLR
- the spoIIIAF gene encoding stage III sporulation protein AF; amino-acid sequence: MQIVIDWVTQIILFILLATVIDLVIPANSMKKYMKLVVGLILILILLKPIFYIFQIDVQRAVESSLSGVFEEMNQNNSLDNSIKTQKNEIEATQDAYILEQMAVQLKEIAEDPLHEAFQTEITDIQFQFVNGKDKTYENLDKVIVYVNELKNGEGAVRNVDDVVIYSDSPDVSKENNELKDIENKLSDLWEMEQKNLILQWEGGAP
- the spoIIIAG gene encoding stage III sporulation protein AG, whose translation is MIEKLKEFFQKDGKKPPKKLSYMIILALVSVMLLIIGNIFSTSSETDMEEPIQQPTEQASEPNSKETASPKEATTSNIEELESVYTKDLQTLINKIQGVSEAEVMVNLESTSIKVYEKNLIKGQQTTEETDTNGGTREIEDGTEETQTVLVRQGEKEVPLLIQTKKPEVRGVFVVAKGADHATVKKWIVEAVSRVLDVPTHRVSVMPKN
- a CDS encoding SpoIIIAH-like family protein; the protein is MLKKQTVWLLTMLSLMILLSVYYMTSPDSEDLAYINDGQENAQEEKAVPTDSEANDDAEVEEISNVGQDELFTTIRMELQDKRNMEKERLTDIVASSSASSAEKDEALQEIDAIEDLASKEKILEETIVASANYKDVLVRSEDDSVTVQVKVEENLPKSEAVSIIQMVKDELGDKKVNVSFLPSQGETEKDTE
- the accB gene encoding acetyl-CoA carboxylase biotin carboxyl carrier protein → MLNVQEIQELIRLIDQTSIEEFKYETSGASISLKKSSTTGQVQPKNIPEKNVSETVAQIESEKASAENTQDASSQKESTVDYDHEIVSPMVGTFYAAPSPERENFVSIGSKVDKSSVVCIVEAMKLFNEIEAEVEGEIVEILVENGELVEYGQPLFRVSTK
- the accC gene encoding acetyl-CoA carboxylase biotin carboxylase subunit, producing MIKKLLIANRGEIAVRIIRACKEMGIETVAVFSQADSEALHVQMADEAYCIGPTQSKDSYLNFTNIMSIATLTGVDAIHPGYGFLAENADFAEICRACNITFVGPTPEAIQKMGIKDVARQTMEAANVPIVPGSDGIIHDVEEAKEIANQIGYPIIIKATAGGGGKGIRVARTEEELTKGVEITQKEAETSFGNAGVYLEKYIEDFRHVEIQVLADKHGNVIHLGERDCSIQRRLQKLVEEAPSPAITPEIREKMGEASVKAAKAVGYEGAGTIEYIFDRKTHQFYFMEMNTRIQVEHPVTELITGIDLIKEQIKIADNEVLAYSQSDISFNGWAIECRINAENPFKNFMPSAGKVDMYLPPGGLGVRVDAAVYPEYRIPPYYDSMIAKLITYGKTREEAIHRMKRALDEFIVEGVHTTIPFHHKIMEHPVFINGDFNTKFLEENPITQDEDE
- a CDS encoding Asp23/Gls24 family envelope stress response protein, whose amino-acid sequence is MSEQPLLNVSDDSLGKVEIAPEVIEVITGLAASEIDGLYAMRGNFASGVAERFGKKAHSKGVKVELTENGIVIDLYVILQFGVSIPHVAQLLQTNIRQTLKNMTALEIDEINVHVVGIQMDYPEEATEKTNS